One window of the Anopheles cruzii chromosome 2, idAnoCruzAS_RS32_06, whole genome shotgun sequence genome contains the following:
- the LOC128278537 gene encoding pancreatic lipase-related protein 2-like has translation MLPKCCWGFPILTALVIILEGLAADTELSEVRIGFGTSFSARRDARFHLYTPLNPADAHVFAIDTVDTLMRSFYNSSHPVRIIIHGWYNNATSLVIQGIKDAYLRAGAYNVIGVDWGSGAGESYFRAAQYTIAVGLVVADLVNQLVRSNMTDMDRLHLVGHSLGAHIAGNAGHTLKASQVMLQVIYGLDPASINFFQDEPESRLSTDDAAYVEVVHSNTQLSGYPAPLGHVDFYMNYGRKQPGCKTDVCSHGRSIEYFIESLTNTTKGFWGVSCYDYAEIKSRSCYNIKQQALMGGEYRQKNVTAGVYTVETLSEAPYAMGYVH, from the exons ATGCTACCGAAGTGCTGTTGGGGGTTTCCCATTCTGACCGCATTGGTGATCATTCTCGAGGGTCTTG CAGCTGACACGGAGCTCAGCGAAGTACGGATTGGGTTCGGTACCTCGTTCAGTGCACGGCGTGATGCTCGGTTCCATCTCTACACACCGCTCAACCCGGCCGATGCACACGTCTTCGCGATCGACACGGTGGACACACTGATGCGCTCGTTCTACAACTCTAGCCACCCCGTCAG GATCATCATCCACGGATGGTACAACAACGCCACGTCGCTGGTGATCCAGGGCATCAAGGATGCGTACCTGCGGGCCGGTGCGTACAACGTGATCGGTGTCGATTGGGGTTCCGGAGCGGGCGAATCATACTTCCGCGCCGCTCAGTACACAATCGCCGTTGGGCTCGTGGTGGCCGATCTCGTCAATCAACTGGTGCGCTCGAACATGACCGATATGGACAGGTTGCACCTCGTCGGTCACAGCTTGGGAGCTCACATCGCTGGCAACGCTGGTCACACGCTCAAAGCCTCCCAGGTGATGCTGCAAGTGATCTACGGTCTCGATCCGGCGTCGATCAACTTCTTCCAGGACGAACCGGAAAGCAGGCTCAGCACGGATGACGCGGCGTACGTGGAGGTCGTTCACAGCAACACACAGCTCTCGGGTTATCCGGCCCCACTGGGGCACGTGGACTTCTACATGAACTACGGCCGGAAGCAGCCGGGTTGCAAGACGGACGTGTGCAGCcacggccgatcgatcgagtaCTTTATCGAGTCGCTCACGAACACCACGAAGGGGTTCTGGGGCGTCAGTTGCTACGACTACGCGGAGATTAAGTCACGGTCGTGCTACAACATCAAGCAACAGGCCCTGATGGGGGGCGAGTATCGGCAGAAAAACGTGACCGCTGGCGTCTACACCGTCGAAACACTCTCCGAGGCACCGTACGCGATGGGCTATGTTCATTAG
- the LOC128278539 gene encoding pancreatic lipase-related protein 2-like, producing MRVALVFLSVLFVGLAFGSPAPQDSVDTHEWDIGVDENGNMRLVSYRNPYQLDDERPSRRDFEPERDVRFLLYTPANAETPDVLRNGDIGSIQASHFNSSNPTRMVIHGWFGTPNSEINRLVRSALFFVGNFNVIFVDWSVGALDEFYPNSRQLVYAVGAAASNMLDYLERYAGLRKNDLVVVGHSLGAHVAGNVGKWQSGLLGTIIGLDPALPFFAGNAPDRIMDTDARYVEIIHTNGGVLGFLDPIGHADFYPNLGRIQPGCGADVGGGCAHGRAVHFYVESILSRHGFVGQQCQSFQNIRDGQCNPTGVSARMGGEPPNAAGAPEGIFFMQTANAFPFAEGC from the exons ATGCGAGTCGCTCTAGTGTTTCTTAGTGTATTGTTCGTCGGGCTTG CTTTCGGCAGCCCGGCACCACAGGATAGCGTTGATACGCACGAATGGGATATTGGGGTGGACGAGAACGGAAACATGCGCCTGGTGTCCTACCGGAATCCTTACCAGCTCGATGATGAACGACCGTCACGGCGCGATTTCGAGCCCGAACGTGACGTCCGATTCCTGCTCTACACTCCGGCGAACGCGGAAACTCCGGATGTGTTGCGCAACGGTGACATCGGCTCGATCCAGGCCTCGCACTTTAACAGCTCTAATCCTACGCGAATGGTTATCCACGGATGGTTCGGGACGCCAAACTCCGAGATCAATCGGTTGGTGCGGTCGGCCCTGTTCTTCGTCGGGAACTTCAACGTAATCTTCGTCGACTGGAGCGTGGGGGCGCTCGACGAGTTTTACCCAAACTCGCGCCAGCTCGTGTACGCGGTTGGTGCGGCGGCTTCGAACATGCTGGACTACCTGGAGCGATATGCTGGGCTGCGCAAGAACGATCTGGTCGTTGTTGGCCACAGTCTGGGTGCGCACGTGGCCGGCAATGTCGGCAAGTGGCAGTCGGGACTTCTGGGCACGATCATTGGGCTCGATCCAgcgcttccgttttttgccgGTAACGCACCGGACCGCATCATGGACACCGATGCCCGCTACGTTGAAATCATTCACACTAACGGGGGCGTGCTGGGATTCCTGGATCCGATCGGCCATGCCGACTTCTACCCGAATCTGGGCCGCATTCAGCCTGGCTGCGGGGCCGATGTCGGTGGCGGATGTGCTCATGGACGAGCCGTCCACTTCTACGTCGAATCGATCCTGTCGCGCCACGGCTTCGTCGGGCAGCAGTGTCAGTCGTTCCAGAACATTCGCGACGGGCAGTGCAACCCAACCGGCGTCAGCGCGCGGATGGGCGGAGAACCACCGAACGCGGCCGGTGCACCGGAAGGTATTTTCTTTATGCAGACAGCCAACGCATTCCCGTTTGCGGAGGGATGCTAA
- the LOC128278540 gene encoding lipase member H-like yields the protein MQRLPLLALVSALLVGGHPAAMDLCGDDRHVLVPRNFESFECLTQREVQDLKRSATVRRFDAQTQTHFLLWTQQKPTPQELKIGDLGSLANSTFDPRNPTRFLIHGWLSDWTSDSVHGLALAYTAKGAFNVIGIDWSAGASSLVYLAARFMVNGVADAVASQVRVLLAAGQKPSQIVLIGHSLGAHIAGLTGKRFRNELELAAVIALDPAGPLFFTDQPEERVDRSDARYVEVIHTNTELLGHPEALGQADFYPNGGSVQPGCSTTRCSHKRAVDYFRKSLESAKPLYVARRCETNLVSAACAGTVGIMGGDLVDRFKLKNQGLFFLTIGDGGGGGNVDDQ from the coding sequence ATGCAGCGATTACCGTTGCTAGCGCTCGTCAGTGCGTTGCTTGTTGGTGGACACCCAGCGGCGATGGACCTCTGCGGCGATGACCGTCATGTCCTTGTTCCAAGAAATTTCGAAAGTTTCGAATGCTTGACCCAGCGGGAGGTACAGGATCTAAAGCGCAGTGCCACCGTTCGACGGTTCGATGCACAAACCCAAACACACTTCTTGCTTTGGACGCAACAAAAGCCTACGCCGCAGGAGCTGAAGATTGGAGATCTTGGATCGCTCGCCAACTCAACCTTCGACCCACGGAATCCGACGCGGTTCCTCATCCACGGCTGGCTAAGCGATTGGACCTCGGATTCGGTGCACGGACTGGCTTTGGCGTACACGGCCAAGGGAGCGTTCAACGTGATCGGAATCGATTGGTCGGCTGGAGCGTCTTCGCTCGTCTACCTGGCGGCCCGGTTCATGGTGAACGGTGTGGCCGACGCCGTCGCCAGCCAGGTACGGGTGTTGCTCGCCGCAGGGCAGAAGCCATCGCAGATCGTGTTGATCGGCCACAGCCTCGGAGCCCATATTGCCGGACTGACCGGGAAACGGTTCCGTAACGAGCTGGAGTTGGCAGCGGTTATCGCGCTTGATCCGGCTGGCCCGCTGTTCTTCACCGATCAGCCCGAAGAGCGCGTCGATCGGTCCGATGCCCGTTACGTGGAAGTTATTCACACCAACACGGAGCTGCTTGGTCATCCTGAAGCGTTGGGACAGGCCGACTTCTACCCCAATGGGGGTAGCGTCCAACCTGGTTGCTCGACTACGAGGTGCAGCCATAAACGTGCGGTCGACTACTTCCGGAAATCGTTGGAAAGTGCGAAGCCACTGTACGTGGCCCGGCGCTGCGAGACGAACCTGGTGAGTGCTGCGTGTGCTGGCACCGTGGGCATTATGGGAGGTGATCTGGTCGATCGGTTCAAGCTAAAGAACCAGGGTCTGTTCTTCCTTACGATTggagacggcggcggcggcggtaatgTTGACGATCAATAA
- the LOC128278541 gene encoding phospholipase A1-like, which yields MKLLVVLVFCLAVATALPVEEDARGQEHMPYEGVRVQYFPSEEIGEEHVPNEEVGEEHMLSEEQGAEQNWQLVPDGDGRLHLVNTDPFNLGSQLDEPEPFFNADADTIFLLFTRNNRNAGHRIMPGNAGTLGQHWNGGRQTRFIIHGWNNNGGSEINVAVRNAYLDRADVNVIVVDWGGGAQNPNYVTSRNHINAVGATVGRFIDFLNQSGGMSFNNVYVAGHSLGGHAAGIVGKRVTRGRLNSVIALDPAFPLFSINDPGNRVAPGDANYVEVIHTNGGLLGFDEPIGQADFYPNGGRSQPGCGVDLAGTCAHSRAHQFFAESVRPAQSGFNSVRCANYNQILNNNCVSTGANARMGGEPSNIGRGVSGVYHLITNGQSPFARG from the exons ATGAAGCtattggtggtgctggtctTTTGCTTGGCGGTCG CCACGGCACTTCCCGTAGAGGAAGATGCAAGGGGACAAGAGCATATGCCCTACGAGGGAGTCAGAGTGCAGTACTTCCCCAGCGAAGAAATTGGAGAAGAACACGTTCCCAACGAAGAAGTTGGCGAAGAGCACATGCTCAGCGAAGAGCAAGGAGCCGAGCAAAACTGGCAGCTCGTTCCGGACGGTGACGGGCGGTTGCACCTGGTAAACACCGATCCTTTCAACCTTGGAAGCCAACTGGACGAACCGGAGCCCTTCTTcaatgccgatgccgatacGATCTTCCTGCTGTTCACGCGAAACAATCGCAATGCGGGCCACCGGATCATGCCCGGCAACGCAGGGACTCTCGGACAGCACTGGAATGGTGGTCGCCAGACACGGTTCATCATTCACGGCTGGAACAACAATGGCGGATCGGAGATAAACGTGGCTGTTCGCAACGCATACCTGGATCGTGCCGATGTGAATGTGATCGTTGTCGATTGGGGCGGCGGTGCGCAGAACCCCAACTACGTCACGTCCCGCAACCACATTAACGCCGTCGGTGCCACGGTGGGCCGGTTCATCGATTTCCTCAACCAGAGCGGAGGCATGTCGTTCAACAACGTGTACGTCGCCGGGCACAGTCTCGGTGGTCATGCGGCCGGCATTGTCGGCAAGCGTGTGACGCGTGGCCGCTTGAATTCGGTCATAGCGCTAGATCCGGCCTTCCCACTGTTCTCCATCAACGATCCCGGCAATCGGGTTGCCCCGGGTGATGCTAACTACGTCGAGGTTATCCACACCAACGGAGGGCTGCTCGGGTTCGATGAACCGATCGGGCAAGCCGACTTCTACCCGAACGGAGGTCGCAGCCAGCCTGGATGTGGCGTAGATTTGGCCGGCACTTGTGCGCATAGTCGGGCGCACCAGTTCTTCGCCGAATCGGTCCGACCGGCCCAGAGTGGCTTCAACTCGGTCCGCTGTGCGAACTACAACCAGATCCTGAACAACAACTGCGTGTCCACCGGGGCCAACGCCCGTATGGGTGGCGAACCTTCGAACATTGGCCGTGGTGTATCGGGCGTTTACCATCTGATCACCAACGGGCAAAGTCCGTTTGCACGAGGCTAA
- the LOC128278542 gene encoding pancreatic triacylglycerol lipase-like, with amino-acid sequence MIRSAVSLLVLSLLLVAAHPVDNSNWHLVPDSSGRLHLVNTDPYNLAEGSEDVAPTFIPEQDMIYRLFTRANPTTPQMLQFGNPASIAASNFNPAHPTRFTIHGWGSNGNDGMNTGIRDRYLALGDFNVISADWSVGAVNPNYIASRNAVGPAGAAVASFIGQLEAAGSSPDNTYVIGYSLGAHVAANAGKGQNGRINSIIGLDPAGPLFSLGQSDALSPADGRYVEMIMTNAGLLGNSAPMGQATFSPNGGRSQPGCGVDIAGGCAHDRAPAFFAESIGSSTPFRATRCAGIHEIEAGNCTPSGPDANMGGEPSNYGRGVTGVFFLTTNAASPFAMG; translated from the coding sequence ATGATCCGCTCCGCCGTTAGCTTGTTGGTGCTGtcgttgctgctggttgcgGCGCACCCAGTGGACAACTCGAACTGGCACCTGGTGCCCGATAGTTCCGGAAGGCTGCATTTGGTCAATACCGACCCGTACAACCTGGCAGAAGGCTCGGAGGATGTGGCGCCTACCTTCATCCCCGAGCAGGACATGATTTACCGTCTGTTCACCCGCGCTAACCCAACCACGCCGCAGATGCTGCAGTTTGGCAATCCGGCCTCCATCGCAGCGTCCAACTTCAACCCGGCGCATCCGACGCGGTTCACCATTCACGGGTGGGGCAGCAACGGAAACGATGGCATGAACACGGGAATCCGCGACCGGTACCTGGCCCTCGGGGACTTCAATGTGATCAGTGCGGACTGGAGTGTCGGTGCGGTCAATCCGAACTACATCGCCTCCCGAAACGCCGTAGGACCGGCCGGAGCAGCCGTGGCATCGTTCATCGGCCAACTGGAGGCGGCCGGGTCGTCACCCGACAACACGTACGTGATCGGATACAGTCTGGGAGCGCATGTGGCCGCTAACGCAGGCAAGGGACAGAACGGTCGCATCAACAGCATTATTGGGCTGGATCCGGCAGGACCACTGTTTTCTCTCGGACAATCGGACGCCCTGTCGCCAGCCGATGGCCGGTACGTGGAAATGATCATGACTAATGCGGGGCTGCTCGGCAACAGCGCACCGATGGGTCAGGCTACGTTCTCCCCGAATGGTGGCCGTTCTCAGCCGGGCTGTGGAGTGGACATTGCAGGAGGATGCGCTCACGACAGGGCTCCGGCTTTCTTTGCCGAGTCCATTGGTAGCAGCACTCCATTCCGGGCGACTCGCTGTGCCGGGATTCATGAAATAGAGGCAGGTAACTGCACGCCCAGTGGACCGGACGCCAATATGGGCGGCGAACCATCGAACTACGGCCGAGGCGTTACTGGCGTGTTCTTCCTCACCACGAACGCTGCTTCTCCTTTTGCAATGGGATAA
- the LOC128278543 gene encoding pancreatic triacylglycerol lipase-like, whose amino-acid sequence MSTTASGADNWMLVPDESGRLRLVNTNPYDLPAPDNELEPLFNPESDVIFQLFTRSNPALGQVLQWNNPASVQNSNFNPAHPTRFTIHGWNGGGTSGLHASIRQNYLGVGEFNVILVDWGVGAQTVNYIAARNRVASVGDIVSRMINTIVTATGTSRGNINVIGHSLGAHAAGNAGKLQNGQLNTIVGLDPAGPLFSLSDSDIMAPSDAIYTESIFTNAGLLGFDLPLSDANFFPNGGRSQPGCGIDIAGNCAHSRAHELFAESVSSAGFRATRCASHGEIIAGQCTNTGNAVMGGEPSNQGRGVNGMFIVTTNGNSPFAQG is encoded by the exons ATGTCGA CCACAGCCAGCGGTGCTGACAACTGGATGCTGGTGCCGGACGAGTCCGGTCGATTGCGGTTGGTCAACACGAATCCGTACGATTTGCCCGCGCCGGACAACGAGCTGGAACCGCTGTTCAACCCGGAGTCGGATGTGATCTTCCAGCTGTTTACCCGTAGCAATCCGGCCCTCGGCCAGGTGCTCCAGTGGAACAATCCGGCCTCGGTGCAGAATTCCAATTTTAATCCGGCACACCCTACACGCTTCACGATCCACGGATGGAATGGCGGCGGCACGTCCGGGCTGCATGCGAGCATCCGCCAGAACTACCTCGGAGTGGGCGAGTTTAACGTGATCCTGGTGGACTGGGGTGTCGGTGCGCAGACCGTCAACTACATCGCGGCCCGCAACCGGGTGGCCTCAGTCGGTGACATTGTTTCGCGCATGATCAACACGATCGTGACGGCAACCGGTACGTCCCGGGGCAACATCAACGTAATTGGCCACAGTTTGGGTGCGCACGCGGCCGGTAACGCGGGCAAGCTGCAGAACGGTCAGCTGAACACGATCGTAGGTCTcgatccggccggcccgcTGTTCTCACTGTCAGACTCGGACATCATGGCACCTTCGGATGCGATCTACACGGAGTCGATCTTCACCAACGCGGGGCTGCTGGGTTTCGATCTGCCGCTGTCCGATGCCAATTTTTTCCCGAACGGAGGCCGCTCGCAGCCGGGCTGTGGAATCGACATTGCCGGCAACTGTGCCCATTCGAGGGCCCACGAGCTGTTCGCTGAGTCCGTCTCGTCCGCTGGGTTCCGCGCGACGCGATGCGCCAGCCACGGGGAGATCATCGCCGGACAGTGCACTAACACCGGTAACGCGGTGATGGGTGGGGAGCCCTCGAACCAGGGCCGTGGCGTGAACGGTATGTTCATCGTGACGACCAATGGCAACTCTCCGTTCGCTCAAGGTTAA
- the LOC128277344 gene encoding pancreatic triacylglycerol lipase-like, protein MYLKYSATAVLLCCVAIAHGASLSGPAPDQWTLIPDGNGRLHLTNLNPYNVDESAPEPHFTAATDTIFRLYTRSNRNAPQVVALGNAASLSSSNFNAAHPTRFIIHGWNNDGFSEVNTMLTNAWLDRGDFNVFTVDWGVGAQTINYPFARARVSAVGSVVSSFINFVQANTGINFGSISIAGHSLGAHAAGNAGFFQFGRLNTIFGMDPAFPLFSLDSNDRITLNDAQYVESIHTNAGLLGFDLPLGGASFYPNGGRTQPGCGVDIAGACAHGRAYEFLAESIVSGGFTSVRCGSYNEILTGSCSVQPGPSRSMGGEPSNFGTGTEGVFTLTTRAASPFSLG, encoded by the exons ATGTACCTCAAGTATAGTGCTACTGCTGTGCTACTTTGCTGCGTGGCCATCG CTCATGGTGCCTCACTGTCtgggccggccccggaccAATGGACGCTGATCCCGGACGGTAACGGTCGGCTTCATCTGACCAACCTCAACCCCTACAACGTCGACGAGAGTGCTCCGGAGCCACACtttaccgccgccaccgacaccatcTTCCGGCTGTACACTAGAAGCAACCGAAATGCGCCGCAGGTGGTGGCCCTTGGCAATGCGGCCAGTTTGTCCAGCTCGAACTTCAACGCCGCCCACCCCACACGGTTCATCATCCACGGCTGGAACAACGACGGCTTCTCGGAGGTCAACACCATGCTGACGAATGCTTGGCTGGACCGGGGGGATTTCAATGTTTTCACCGTCGATTGGGGTGTCGGTGCGCAGACCATCAACTATCCGTTTGCCCGGGCCCGCGTCAGTGCCGTCGGAAGCGTGGTGTCGTCATTCATCAACTTCGTCCAGGCCAACACTGGAATCAACTTCGGGAGCATCAGCATTGCGGGCCACAGTCTAGGGGCGCACGCGGCCGGCAATGCGGGTTTCTTCCAGTTCGGCCGCCTGAACACGATCTTCGGCATGGACCCAGCGTTTCCACTGTTTTCGCTCGACAGCAACGATCGGATCACGCTGAACGACGCGCAATATGTTGAGTCGATCCACACCAACGCAGGGCTGCTGGGATTCGATCTGCCGCTCGGTGGCGCGTCCTTCTACCCGAACGGAGGCCGCACTCAGCCCGGCTGTGGGGTGGACATTGCCGGGGCGTGTGCGCATGGCCGAGCCTACGAATTCCTGGCCGAGTCGATCGTGTCCGGCGGCTTCACATCGGTGCGCTGCGGTTCGTACAACGAAATTCTcaccggaagctgctccgTTCAGCCGGGTCCGAGCCGTTCGATGGGTGGCGAACCGTCCAACTTCGGGACCGGCACCGAGGGCGTGTTCACGCTGACCACGCGTGCCGCCAGTCCTTTCTCGCTCGGCTAG
- the LOC128278544 gene encoding pancreatic triacylglycerol lipase-like, protein MGAITAVLSVLALAAFGWGAPLEDKPWALIPDDQGRIHLLNVNPHDVPTVVDEVEPLFNPETDMVFRMYTRRNPVHPQVIHWNDQGSVSNSNFNPAHPTRFLIHGFLEGEDASLHWSIKDHYIRIGEFNIINVDWGAGSQTINYIAARNRVGAVGEIISRMINTMVAATGVSRDNINLIGHSLGAHVAANAGKNQNGQLNTIIGLDPAGPLFSAGQGDLFAANDAHYTEAIYTNAGLLGFNAPLAHANFYPNGGRSQPGCILDVAGICAHNRVNDFFAETVSTSVGFRSVRCADHGEILAGRCTPSGADAHMGGEPSNRGRGVSGVYHLTTNSNSPFAQG, encoded by the coding sequence ATGGGAGCAATCACAGCAGTACTGAGCGTGTTGGCACTGGCTGCTTTCGGCTGGGGCGCGCCACTGGAGGACAAACCGTGGGCCCTAATTCCCGACGACCAGGGACGGATTCACCTGCTGAATGTGAACCCGCACGATGTGccgaccgtcgtcgacgaGGTCGAGCCACTGTTCAACCCCGAGACGGACATGGTGTTTCGTATGTACACCCGCCGGAACCCGGTGCACCCGCAGGTAATCCACTGGAACGACCAGGGCTCCGTGTCGAACAGCAACTTCAACCCGGCCCACCCTACGCGCTTCCTTATCCACGGGTTCCTCGAGGGCGAGGATGCCAGCCTTCACTGGAGCATCAAGGATCACTACATCCGGATCGGGGAGTTCAACATCATTAACGTGGACTGGGGCGCGGGCTCCCAGACGATCAACTACATCGCGGCCCGCAACCGAGTGGGCGCGGTCGGAGAGATCATTTCGCGCATGATCAACACGATGGTGGCCGCGACCGGAGTGTCGCGCGACAACATCAACCTGATCGGGCACAGTCTGGGGGCGCACGTCGCGGCCAACGCTGGCAAGAACCAGAACGGACAGCTAAACACGATCATCGGTCTcgatccggccggcccgcTGTTTTCGGCCGGTCAGGGGGACCTCTTCGCAGCGAACGATGCCCACTACACCGAGGCCATCTACACGAACGCCGGTCTGTTGGGCTTCAACGCGCCTCTGGCCCACGCTAACTTCTACCCGAATGGGGGTCGCTCGCAGCCGGGTTGCATTCTCGACGTGGCCGGTATCTGCGCGCACAATCGCGTGAACGACTTCTTCGCCGAAACCGTTTCGACGTCGGTCGGATTCCGATCGGTGCGCTGTGCCGACCACGGCGAAATCCTGGCCGGACGCTGCACTCCCAGCGGGGCGGACGCACACATGGGCGGTGAACCGTCGAACCGGGGCCGTGGTGTTTCCGGTGTCTACCATCTGACCACGAACTCCAACTCGCCGTTCGCACAGGGCTAA